The genomic segment ATCGAGAGAATCTTCGAACCCTATTTCACCACCAAGGAAAAAGGTGAGGGCACCGGTATGGGGCTCTCGGTTGTTCACGGTATTGTCAAAAGTCACGGCGGCACCATAACCGTTGACAGCACCCTTGGGGTCGGCACGACTTTTCATGTCTACTTTCCCGGAATCGAGTCTGCCGGTTCCATTGAGATCCAGAAAGCCATAACACCCCTCCCCCGTGGGACCGAAAAAATACTGATTGTCGACGACGAAGAACCATTAGTCTTTCTTTTGCAGCAGATGCTTGAAAGTTTAGGCTACGCCGTGACCTCCTTTACCGACAGCAGCAAGGCTCTGAAAACATTCACAAATCAACCGGATTATTTTGATCTCGTTGTCACCGACATGAACATGCCCAAAATGACCGGCGCCGCATTCTCCAGAAAACTGCTTACAATCAACCCGCACATCCCAATAATACTTTGTACGGGATTCAGCGACACGATCAATGAAGAACATGCCATGGCTATGGGCATCAAAAGATATCTCATGAAACCGATCATCAAACATGAGATTTCCAATGCTGTCCGGGAGGTCCTGGACCAGGAAAAACCATACGAATAACCGTTGAAGCAGATTACTTTTCCACCGAATACAAGCCACTGGAATAAACAACATGAATCCACTGACTCAGGAAACATACGCCGTTCATCCCATCGGTGTCATCCACTGTGAAATTACATCACGGGAAATGGCGCCGAAAAATTATGATATTTCAGACTATACCGGAGTTATAGAGATATTCAGCCAGTATAAAGATGCCATGGACGGCATTGAGGTGGGCACGACCATTGTGGCGCTGTTCTGGCTGCATCAGGCAAAGAGGGATGTCCTTAAGGTCTATCCGCGAGGCGATAAATCCCGCGGCCTTCGCGGCGTTTTCAGCACTCGCAGCCCCATGCGACCCAACCCCATTGCCGTATCAGAGTATAAGATACTGGAAATTAACGGCCTGGAAATAAAAGTGACGGGTGTAGATATGATTGACGGCACACCCCTTGTTGACTTGAAGAAAAAGGTGTGATCCTGACCGAAATCCCTCTATCGTCCCTCGGCTTTTTCTCTACGCTGGGCGTCAAATGTATAGCCCAGAATTCCATAAATTGTCGCCCAGAAAATGCCGTTCAACACTTCCACCCAGAAACGTTCAGGAAAGGCAAGAACCACGCCAGGATTAGTGATGCCGATGGCGCTTCCCATGAAATATCCGGGAAAGCCATGGATTAAAGTAAGAATCAGGCCAAACAGGCCCAGGAGTTTGCCGATCAACGGGGTGACATTGAACCCGAGAACACCAATACTTATCGGTGAAGCAACCAGACCGAAGGATATCCCCGTTGCCAGCCAAAGATTCCGGGGCCGTTTTTTCGAAAAATAAAGATACAGGCCGGCAGGCACTACTGCGAAGAGAAGAAGAGCTATTTTTATCATTGGATTATTTAACAGGATTTGGTGGCGAATTGCCACAGTTGA from the Pseudomonadota bacterium genome contains:
- the tsaA gene encoding tRNA (N6-threonylcarbamoyladenosine(37)-N6)-methyltransferase TrmO; protein product: MNPLTQETYAVHPIGVIHCEITSREMAPKNYDISDYTGVIEIFSQYKDAMDGIEVGTTIVALFWLHQAKRDVLKVYPRGDKSRGLRGVFSTRSPMRPNPIAVSEYKILEINGLEIKVTGVDMIDGTPLVDLKKKV